Sequence from the Natronomonas marina genome:
GTACGGCTCCGAACTCGTCGGCCTCACCCAGCGACAGAACGTCATCGTCGCCGACATCGCCGACGAGGACCTCGACGACTTCCTCGCCGAGGACCTGCTGGACGACTACTCGCCGGACCCCCACCCGTTCATGCGGGGCTCCATCGCCTGTACGGGCACCGAGTACTGCTCGCTGTCCATCGTCGAGACGAAGAACCGGATGGTCCGCTACGCCCGCTGGCTGAAGGACAACGTCGAGCTCCCCTCGGGCGTCTCGGACTTCCACATCCACCTGTCGGGCTGTACGGCCTCCTGTGCCCAGCCACAGATAGCCGACATCTCCCTGCGGGGGATGAAGACCCGCAAGGACGGCGAGCCGGTCGAGGCCTTCGACATCGGTCTCGGGGGCGGCCTCGGGGAGAACCCGCAGTTCGCCGACTGGGTCGAGATGCGCGTCGCCGCCGACGAGGTGCCGGGCTACGTCGAGAACCTGCTGGCCGTCTACGAGGAGGAACGAAAGGAGGGCGAGTCCTTCCGCGACTACATCGAGCGCCACGACGAAGAGGAATTGAACGGTCTCGCCGAGCCGGAGGAGACCTCCTACGAGGACCCGTATCTCGGCAACACGAAGATGACGTGGTACCCCTACGCCGAGGAGTCGGACATGGACGCCTCGCCGGCGCCCGCGGCGGCCGACGACTAGCCGGCTACTCGAGGTCGAAGCGGTCCAGCCGCATCACCTTGCTCCAGGCGTCGACGAAGTCCTCGACGAACTTCTCCTCGCCGTCGTCGGCGCCGTAGACGTCGGCGTAGGCGCGAAGCCGGGCGTTCGAGCCGAAGATGAGATCGAAGCGGGTGGCCTCCCACTCGACGTCGCCCGTCTCGCGGTCGCGGATCTCGAAGCGCTCTCCGTCCTCGTCGACGGCCTCCCACTCGTAATCCATGTCGAGCAGGTTCACGAAGAAGTCGTTGCTCAACGTGCCCGGTTCGTCGGTGAGGACGCCGCGGTCGGAGTCCCCGTAGGTCGCACCCAGCGCACGCATGCCGCCGACCAGCACCGTCATCTCGGGCACGGACAGGTTCAGCAGATGGGCCTTGTCGACCAGCCGATCCTCGTGGGTGCCGTTGAAGTCGTCGAACTCATCGGAGTCACCGAGGTAGTTCCGGAAGCCGTCGACCTTCGGTTCGAGCGGCTCGAAGGATTCGACGTCGGTCCGCTCCTGGGTGGCGTCCGTCCGCCCGGGTTCGAACGGGACCTCGACGTCGTGACCGGCCTCGGCGGCCGCCTCCTCGACGGCCGCGTTGCCGCCCAGGACGATGAGGTCGGCCAGCGAGACGCGCACGTCGTCGGAGCGCGACCCGTTGAACTCCTCTTGGATCCCTTCGAGGGTCCCCAGTACGGTCTCCAGTTCCTCGGGCTCGTTGACCTCCCAGCTCCGCTGCGGTTCGAGACGGATGCGGGCACCGTTGGCGCCGCCGCGCTTGTCGCTGTCGCGGTACGTCGACGCCGACGCCCACGCGGTCTTGGCCAGCTGGGAGACGGTCAACTCGGAGTCGAGAACCTCCGTTTTGAGTTCGGCGACCTCCGCCTCGCCGATGGGCTCGTAGTCCGCGTCGGGGAGCGGGTCCTGCCAGAGCATCTCCTCGTCGGGAACCTCAGGGCCGAGATAGCGCTCCGGCGGGCCCATGTCCCGGTGAAGGAGCTTGTACCACGCCCGCGCGAAGGCCTCCTGGAACGCCCCGGGGTTCTCCTGGAAGTGTTCCAGGACCTCCAGGTAGTCCTCGTCGTGCTTCAGGGCGACGTCCGTCGTCAGCATCATCGGCTGTTCGGACCCGCCGAACGCCTGGGCTGGCGGTGCCTTCTCGATGGCCTCGCGCTCCTCCTCGCTGGCGGGCTGCCACTGCCACGCGCCGCCGGGTCCCTTGTGGGGTTCCCACTCGTAGTCGAGCAGGTTGTCGACGTAGCCCATGTCCCACTGGATCGGGGTGTCGTTCCACGGTCCCTCGATGCCGCTGGTGATCATCCCGGCCTTCTCGAAGTCGTGCTGCCAGCCGAGGCCCTGTTCCTCGATGGGCGCCGCTTCGGGTTCGGGACCGACCTCCGTCTCGTCGTCGGCACCGTGGACCTTCCCGAAGGTGTGGCCGCCGGCGATCAACGCGACCGTCTCCTCGTCGTCCATCGCCATGCGCTCGAACTCGTTGCGGATGTTCTTCGCCGACCCCTCGAGGTCCGGTTCGCCGTACGGACCCTCCGGGTTCACGTAGATGAGTCCCATCACGGTGTTCGCCAGCGGGTCCTTGAGGTCGCCCACCTCCTCGTCGTGGAACCGCTCGGGCGAGGTCGTCTCGAACTCGGTTTCGGGACCCCACTCGGTGGCCTCGTTGGACTTGAACGCGTCGTCGCGGCCGCCGGCGAAGCCGAACGTCTCGAAGCCCATCGACTCCAGGGCGACGTTCCCGGCTAGGACGATCAGGTCGGCCCACGAGAGCCTGCGGCCGTGCTTCTGTTTGACCGGCTGGAGCAGGCGCCGCGCCTTGTCGAGGTTCACGTTGTCCGGCCAGCTGCTCTCCGGCGGGAGGCGCTGGAGACCGCCCGATGCGCCGGCGCGGCCGTCGAGGGTCCGGTACGTGCCGGCGCTGTGCCACGCCATCCGGATGAACAGCGGCCCGTAGTGGCCGTAGTCGGCCGGCCACCACTCCTGGGGCGTCGTCATCACCTCCTCGATGTCCGCCTTCACCTCCTCGAGGTCGAGTTTCTCGAACTCCTCCGCGTAATCGAAGTCCTCGCCGTACGGACCGAGGTCCGCGGCGTTGTCGTCCAGAACGTCAAGTCTCAGTAGATTCGGCCACCACTCCTGATTGGACCAGGGCATGGCCGTTGGATTGTCGCTTTCGAGTATTAAGCTTGTCCAATCCGTTAACGAAATCTTCAGTATAATCGAACTAATATTTTCGATATGTAAAAACACCTCGCGAGGAGTCCGAGTCCCGCGTTCCGTGCGGCCGTTCGACGCCCCGGTGTCCGGTGGCGTTCGTCGTTCACACGGCCGGACGCGTCCCTGGCGCGTGGACGACACCGACGCGGGGAGCCGCGCTTCCGTCGTACCGTTCGAGCGGGCGCGAGGCCGTTCGTGCGGCGGCGTCCGTTCCACCCGAAACGATGGGTCGCCCCCGCCTCACCCCCGTTTCACCTCGAATCCTCGGCTATAAATCGCGGCGCGGCGAACGAGCGTGGCATGGACGACCGCATACGCGAGCACGCCGAGGTGCTGGTCGACTGGAGCGCGCGCATCGAACCCGGCGACGACGTCGTCGTCGGCGTCGCCGAGGACGCCCACGACCTGGCGGTCGCAGTCGCCGAGAAACTCGGTGAGGTCGGCGCCAACGTCGTGACCACCTACGACTCCGGGGAGGTCTCGCGGGCCTACCTGCGGGCTCACGACGGCGAGTTCGAGGCCGGCGACCACGAACTGGCGATGGCGGAGGCGGCCGACGCCTTCCTCCGTCTCGGCGGCGGCCGGAACACGACGGCGACGGCCGATGTCGACAGCGACACGATGCAGGCCTACTCGCGGGCCCGCACCGACCTCCGGGAGGCCCGGATGGACACCGACTGGGTCTCGACCGTCCACCCCACGCGGAGCCTCGCTCAGCAGGCCAGCATGGCCTACGAGGAGTACCAGGAGTTCGTCTACGACGCCGTGTTGCGGGACTGGGAGTCACTCGCCGAGCGGATGGCCGAGATGAAGACCATCCTCGACGAGGGCAGCGAGGTCCGACTCGTCAAGGAGCGAGAGGACCAGCCGCCGACGGACGTTACCATGTCCGTCGAGGGCCGGACGGCAGTCAACTCCGCGGCGTCGGTCGCCTACGACTCCCACAATCTTCCATCCGGCGAAGTGTTCACCGCCCCCTACGACACCGCCGGCGAGGTGTTCTTCGACGTGCCGATGACCATCAACTCGAAACGCGTCCGGGGGGTCAGACTGGTCTTCGAGGACGGCGAGGTGGTCGAGTTCGCCGCCGAGCAGGGCGAAGACGAGATAGAGAGCGTCCTCGAAACCGACGACGGGGCCCGCCGACTGGGGGAACTCGGCATCGGGATGAACCGGGGCATCGACCGGTTCACCGACAACATCCTCTTCGACGAGAAGATGGGCGACACCGTCCACCTCGCCCTGGGCCGGGCCTACGACTCGAACCTCCCCGACGGCGAGGAGGGCAACCACTCGGCCGTCCACGTCGACATGATAACGGATGTCTCGGAGGCTTCCCGCATCGAGGTCGACGGCGAGGTGGTGCAGCGCGACGGTGTGTTCCGGTTCGAGGAAGAGTTCGAGGGGTAGTTTTCATGAACGTTTTCGGCGGCCGAGGGGAGCGAGGCCGCCGGAAAAGGTTCGCGCAGGTCGTCCAGCGCGACGGTGTGTTCCGGTTCGAGGACGGTTTCGAGGAGTAGCGTGGCCGAACGCAGTGAGGCCACGGATTGCGAGCGGGGAGCGGTAGCGACCCGCGAGCAGCAGCGCCGAGGGTAGCGAGACAACCAGACGTGGCAGTCTGTGCCGTGTTCGGGGGATAGGCACGGAAGGTCACCGATGACGCCCCCAGCGACGCCACAACCGATATATAATAAACCGGAATAAACTCCAACACTGAGGTCCAGTTGACCGACGAAACCGCAGTACGAAGGAATGTCAAATGAACTCAATTACTCGAAGTGCGGAATTTTTATATATAGTCCTCTGTACGTAGTGTGACAGACGCAGGTCGTCAGTATGCAACGGTTCCTACCCGGTGGCAGGCTCTTTCCCGTCCCCGACGCCGTCGAAACGCAGCGGAGAGTGAGTCGCGCGGCCCTGCAGGTCATCTCGACGGGGTCGACGATCCGGCGGGAGGGAATGGCGACCGCCCGGACGGTGGCACACGCCAACGTCGACGTGGCCGAACGGGTGGCCGGTTCGGACGTCTCGTGTGCCCACGAGGGCGTCGACGAGCGGTTCGACGGGGCCGAGGCCGTCTCGAACCGCATCGAGGACCGCTTTCTCAGCACGATGCTCTCGACGAGCCAGTTGACCGCACACTACGCGGAGACGTTCGACGACTCCATCGAACGGACGCTCCGGCCCGAGGACGCCGAACCGGCTCCAGAGGCCACGTAGCTGGCGTTCACTCCTGCCACCACTCGCTGCGGCGCTGTTCGTAACTGGCGTTCTCCCGAAGCGGTTCGGGGTAGTCGCTCTCGGCGTCGTGGCCGAAGCCGGCCCCGAGCCAGCGGCCGACGTGCCACCCGACCGCCGGCGTGTCGAGGTCGACGACGACGATGCGGAGCCCGGTGTACTGCTCCAGCGCGCCGTCGCCGTCGGGGTCCGATCCCGAGAGCGTCCCGCAGGAACCGGTGCCGCCCCGACAGTCGCTCTCGTCGGTCACCTCGACGACCACGTCGGCCTCGTCGGCGGACTCGACGCGGTAGAAGCGGATTCCCGAGGGGACGGTCCCGTCGGCGCCCTCGGCGAAGTAGCCCAGCGCCGCGCGGACCTGCCGGTCGGTCGCGTTCCGCTCGTCTGGTGGGACGTCCCCGTAGTCGGTGTAGACGGCGAGGCGCTCGGTCCGCCACGGGAGGGCCCGCTCGGTCGCGTTCGTCTCCGGTTGGGTGGTCAACTGGCTCTCGGCGCGCATCACCGACCCCGGCTCGTCGGCGTGGGTCAGCCCCAGCGTGTGGCCGAGTTCGTGTTCCAGGACCCGGACCGTCGACTCGTCGGAGAGGCCCGTCCGCACCTCGACGCCGACCGGACGGTCGACCTGTCCGTGCTCGGTGAGGACCGGCGCACAGCCGGCCGTGTTCTCGTCGGCGTGCGGACCGCAGTCGCCGACATCGCCGACGAACCGGACGTGGATGTCGGCCGACGCCTCCTCGTCGGCGACCCGGAAGGCGACGTCGTAGCCGGCGTACTGCTCGCTGTTGACGGTCCAGTAGGCCAGCGCCTCGCGGACCAGCGGCCCGTAGTCGCGGTCGTCGTCGCCTGCATAGCTCACGTTGAGGACCTCCGAGCGCCAGTGGTTGTCCGGGTCGCCCTCCC
This genomic interval carries:
- a CDS encoding aminopeptidase, with amino-acid sequence MDDRIREHAEVLVDWSARIEPGDDVVVGVAEDAHDLAVAVAEKLGEVGANVVTTYDSGEVSRAYLRAHDGEFEAGDHELAMAEAADAFLRLGGGRNTTATADVDSDTMQAYSRARTDLREARMDTDWVSTVHPTRSLAQQASMAYEEYQEFVYDAVLRDWESLAERMAEMKTILDEGSEVRLVKEREDQPPTDVTMSVEGRTAVNSAASVAYDSHNLPSGEVFTAPYDTAGEVFFDVPMTINSKRVRGVRLVFEDGEVVEFAAEQGEDEIESVLETDDGARRLGELGIGMNRGIDRFTDNILFDEKMGDTVHLALGRAYDSNLPDGEEGNHSAVHVDMITDVSEASRIEVDGEVVQRDGVFRFEEEFEG
- the katG gene encoding catalase/peroxidase HPI, which gives rise to MPWSNQEWWPNLLRLDVLDDNAADLGPYGEDFDYAEEFEKLDLEEVKADIEEVMTTPQEWWPADYGHYGPLFIRMAWHSAGTYRTLDGRAGASGGLQRLPPESSWPDNVNLDKARRLLQPVKQKHGRRLSWADLIVLAGNVALESMGFETFGFAGGRDDAFKSNEATEWGPETEFETTSPERFHDEEVGDLKDPLANTVMGLIYVNPEGPYGEPDLEGSAKNIRNEFERMAMDDEETVALIAGGHTFGKVHGADDETEVGPEPEAAPIEEQGLGWQHDFEKAGMITSGIEGPWNDTPIQWDMGYVDNLLDYEWEPHKGPGGAWQWQPASEEEREAIEKAPPAQAFGGSEQPMMLTTDVALKHDEDYLEVLEHFQENPGAFQEAFARAWYKLLHRDMGPPERYLGPEVPDEEMLWQDPLPDADYEPIGEAEVAELKTEVLDSELTVSQLAKTAWASASTYRDSDKRGGANGARIRLEPQRSWEVNEPEELETVLGTLEGIQEEFNGSRSDDVRVSLADLIVLGGNAAVEEAAAEAGHDVEVPFEPGRTDATQERTDVESFEPLEPKVDGFRNYLGDSDEFDDFNGTHEDRLVDKAHLLNLSVPEMTVLVGGMRALGATYGDSDRGVLTDEPGTLSNDFFVNLLDMDYEWEAVDEDGERFEIRDRETGDVEWEATRFDLIFGSNARLRAYADVYGADDGEEKFVEDFVDAWSKVMRLDRFDLE
- a CDS encoding matrixin family metalloprotease is translated as MDARVAALGLALLVVLSGCTGLADTGLVGDEWEGDPDNHWRSEVLNVSYAGDDDRDYGPLVREALAYWTVNSEQYAGYDVAFRVADEEASADIHVRFVGDVGDCGPHADENTAGCAPVLTEHGQVDRPVGVEVRTGLSDESTVRVLEHELGHTLGLTHADEPGSVMRAESQLTTQPETNATERALPWRTERLAVYTDYGDVPPDERNATDRQVRAALGYFAEGADGTVPSGIRFYRVESADEADVVVEVTDESDCRGGTGSCGTLSGSDPDGDGALEQYTGLRIVVVDLDTPAVGWHVGRWLGAGFGHDAESDYPEPLRENASYEQRRSEWWQE